From one Streptomyces sp. R41 genomic stretch:
- a CDS encoding prolyl oligopeptidase family serine peptidase: MTESNGSIEQQAAVEQPQEQRQAAMPDWEKRFRAPRVSLPDWAENAPHRSLFVSNATGTYELYAWDRVTGEQRQVTHRANGTTDGVLSPDGEWIWWFDDKDGDEFGIWRRQRFTGEPSGGDVDDPAVPGLEPSYPAGLAIGRDGRTAVVGRSTDDDGSTIHVARVGEAPVEIYRHRESAGVGDLSHDGSLIAIEHTEHGDAMHSALRVLRPDGSTLAELDDTKDGTVELGLEVLGFAPVDGDTRLLIGHQRRGRWEPLVWDVGTGEETDLGLDLPGDVAAEWYPDGSALLIAHSFEARSDLWRYDLVSRELVRVPTPPGTVSGATARPDGTVEYLWSSAAEPSTVRSTTGEVVLDPPGLKSPGSVPVEDVWVEGPGGRIHALVQKPAGTTGPLPTVFDIHGGPTWHDSDSFAAGPAAWVDHGYAVVRVNYRGSTGYGREWTDALKHRVGLIELEDIAAVREWAVTSGLADPDRLILTGGSWGGYLTLLGLGTQPDAWTLGIAAVPVADYVTAYHDEMEALKAMDRTLLGGTPEEVPERFEASSPLTYVDAVKAPVYISAGVNDPRCPIRQIDNYVTRLAARDAIHEVYRYDAGHGSLVVDERIKQVRLELDFAERHLGR; the protein is encoded by the coding sequence CGGGCGCCGAGGGTGTCGCTGCCGGACTGGGCGGAGAACGCCCCGCACCGCTCCCTGTTCGTCTCGAACGCGACGGGGACGTACGAGCTGTACGCGTGGGATCGCGTGACGGGGGAGCAGCGCCAGGTCACACACCGGGCGAACGGCACGACGGACGGGGTGCTCTCGCCCGACGGCGAGTGGATCTGGTGGTTCGACGACAAGGACGGCGACGAGTTCGGCATCTGGCGCCGCCAGCGATTCACCGGTGAACCCTCGGGTGGGGACGTCGACGACCCGGCAGTCCCCGGCCTCGAACCCTCCTACCCCGCAGGACTCGCCATCGGACGCGACGGGCGTACGGCGGTGGTGGGCCGCTCGACGGACGACGACGGCTCGACGATCCATGTGGCCCGGGTCGGCGAGGCCCCCGTGGAGATCTACCGCCACCGCGAGTCGGCGGGAGTCGGCGACCTCTCGCACGACGGCTCGCTGATCGCCATCGAGCACACCGAGCACGGCGACGCGATGCACTCGGCGCTGCGGGTGCTGCGCCCGGACGGTTCGACGCTCGCGGAGCTCGACGACACCAAGGACGGCACGGTCGAGCTGGGCCTGGAGGTGCTCGGCTTCGCCCCGGTCGACGGGGACACGCGGCTGCTCATCGGACACCAGCGGCGTGGCCGCTGGGAGCCGCTGGTGTGGGACGTCGGGACCGGCGAGGAGACGGACCTGGGCCTCGACCTGCCCGGCGACGTGGCGGCCGAGTGGTACCCGGACGGTTCCGCCCTCCTCATCGCCCACAGCTTCGAGGCCCGCAGCGACCTGTGGCGCTACGACCTCGTCTCCCGCGAGCTGGTGCGGGTCCCGACGCCTCCCGGCACGGTGTCCGGGGCGACCGCCCGCCCGGACGGCACGGTGGAGTACCTGTGGTCCTCGGCGGCCGAGCCCTCGACGGTCCGCTCGACGACCGGCGAGGTCGTCCTCGATCCCCCCGGCCTGAAGTCCCCGGGATCGGTCCCGGTGGAGGACGTCTGGGTCGAGGGCCCCGGCGGCCGCATCCACGCCCTGGTCCAGAAGCCGGCGGGCACCACGGGCCCCCTCCCCACGGTCTTCGACATCCACGGCGGCCCGACCTGGCACGACAGTGACTCGTTCGCGGCGGGCCCCGCCGCCTGGGTGGACCACGGCTACGCGGTGGTCCGGGTCAACTACCGAGGCTCCACCGGCTACGGCCGAGAGTGGACGGACGCGCTCAAGCACCGGGTCGGCCTGATCGAGCTGGAGGACATCGCCGCGGTCCGCGAATGGGCGGTGACGTCCGGTCTGGCGGACCCCGACCGCCTGATCCTCACCGGCGGCTCCTGGGGCGGCTACCTCACCCTCCTCGGTCTCGGCACGCAGCCAGACGCCTGGACTCTCGGCATCGCCGCCGTCCCGGTCGCCGACTACGTCACGGCGTACCACGACGAGATGGAGGCACTCAAGGCCATGGACCGCACCCTCCTCGGCGGCACCCCTGAGGAGGTCCCCGAACGCTTCGAGGCGTCCTCCCCCCTCACCTACGTCGACGCGGTCAAGGCCCCCGTCTACATCTCCGCAGGCGTCAACGACCCCCGCTGCCCCATCCGCCAGATCGACAACTACGTCACCCGCCTCGCCGCCCGCGACGCCATCCACGAGGTCTACCGCTACGACGCGGGCCACGGCTCCCTGGTCGTCGACGAACGCATCAAGCAGGTCCGCCTGGAACTGGACTTCGCGGAGAGGCACTTGGGTCGGTAA
- a CDS encoding NAD-binding protein, translating into MVVAGDDALAHRLATELRGVYGEQVTLVVPPAQRSVRPPVVGRTRATALFDRVSAAVNRASGNGDSAGTRTLEPPGSERLLEAPELTEAMLADAGVERAAALALVYDDDETNIRAALTARRLNPRIRLVLRLYNRRLGQHIEALLDQASALAAAGAAADAAAAGVDSGVEAFDASTTVLSDADTAAPALAATAVAGTSKVVQTDGLMLRAVERPPPGPGEVADPGLCTLALLSATTNDPAGADGSESSGAQGPQLLPDERAVAAATGRGTVVLENVSYSGPELSSGRSVVPFASLLSRRLRWSFAGLVGCVVGLAVASMMVTGEPPLKATYLTLLDLFAINDPAIGQPLGRQILQLFSGLVGLLLLPVLLAAVLEALGTFRSGSALRRPPRGLSGHVVLLGVGKIGTRVLARLRELHIPVVCVEADPEARGLALARRLRVPVVLGDVTQEGVLEAAKIHRAHALLALTSADTMNLEAALYARTVRPDLRVVLRLYDDDFATAVYRTLRAAYPDALTRSRSVSHLAAPAFAGAMMGRQILGTIPVERRVLLFAAVDVGGHPQLEGRTVGEAFRAGAWRVLALDTAAPGERRGGSTSSGSTSDSASGSTSDSASGSTSGSTSGSRSPGLVWDLPSTYVLRPEDRVVLAATRRGLAELLGRRPRERAGA; encoded by the coding sequence ATGGTGGTGGCCGGGGACGACGCCCTGGCGCACCGGCTCGCCACCGAACTGCGCGGGGTGTACGGCGAGCAGGTGACCCTGGTCGTGCCGCCCGCCCAGCGGAGCGTGCGGCCGCCGGTGGTGGGACGGACGCGGGCCACGGCCCTGTTCGACCGGGTGTCCGCGGCGGTGAACCGGGCCTCCGGGAATGGTGATTCAGCGGGCACCCGGACGCTCGAACCTCCTGGCTCCGAGCGGCTGTTGGAGGCCCCCGAGCTCACCGAGGCCATGCTCGCCGACGCGGGCGTCGAGCGGGCAGCCGCGCTGGCACTCGTGTACGACGACGACGAGACCAACATCCGGGCCGCGCTCACCGCCCGGCGGCTCAACCCGCGGATCCGGCTGGTCCTGCGGCTCTACAACCGGCGCCTCGGCCAGCACATCGAGGCCCTCCTCGACCAGGCCTCGGCGTTGGCCGCCGCGGGAGCCGCGGCAGACGCTGCGGCCGCGGGAGTCGACAGTGGCGTCGAGGCGTTCGACGCGTCCACAACCGTGCTGTCCGACGCCGACACCGCCGCGCCCGCGCTGGCCGCGACCGCCGTGGCCGGCACCAGCAAGGTCGTCCAGACCGATGGGCTGATGCTGCGCGCGGTGGAGCGGCCGCCGCCGGGGCCGGGGGAGGTCGCCGATCCGGGACTGTGCACGCTGGCGCTGCTGTCCGCGACGACCAACGACCCCGCCGGCGCCGACGGATCCGAGAGCAGTGGGGCGCAAGGGCCCCAACTCCTGCCCGACGAGCGGGCGGTGGCCGCCGCCACGGGGCGCGGGACCGTCGTGCTGGAGAACGTGTCGTACTCCGGTCCCGAGCTGTCCTCGGGGCGCAGCGTCGTACCCTTCGCGTCGCTGCTGTCGCGGCGGCTGCGCTGGTCGTTCGCGGGGCTCGTGGGGTGTGTGGTCGGCCTCGCCGTCGCGTCGATGATGGTCACCGGGGAGCCTCCGCTGAAGGCGACCTATCTGACACTGCTCGATCTCTTCGCCATCAACGACCCCGCCATCGGGCAACCCCTCGGGCGGCAGATCCTCCAACTCTTCTCCGGGCTCGTCGGCTTGCTGCTGCTGCCCGTGCTGCTGGCCGCCGTGCTGGAGGCGCTCGGCACGTTCCGCAGTGGCTCCGCGTTGCGGCGGCCGCCGCGTGGACTGTCCGGGCATGTGGTGCTGCTCGGGGTCGGCAAGATCGGCACGCGGGTGCTGGCGCGGCTGCGGGAGCTGCACATTCCCGTGGTGTGCGTCGAGGCCGACCCCGAGGCGCGGGGGCTGGCGCTGGCGCGGCGGCTTCGGGTGCCGGTGGTGCTGGGTGATGTGACTCAGGAGGGGGTGCTGGAGGCCGCCAAGATTCATCGGGCGCATGCGCTGCTCGCGTTGACCAGCGCGGACACGATGAACTTGGAGGCCGCGTTGTACGCGCGCACCGTGCGGCCCGATTTGCGGGTGGTGCTGCGGCTGTACGACGACGACTTCGCGACCGCGGTGTACCGGACCCTGCGGGCCGCGTATCCCGATGCGCTCACCCGGAGTCGGAGTGTGTCCCATCTGGCGGCGCCCGCGTTCGCCGGGGCCATGATGGGGCGGCAGATCCTTGGGACGATTCCTGTTGAGCGGCGGGTGCTGCTCTTTGCCGCGGTGGATGTGGGTGGGCATCCGCAGTTGGAGGGGCGGACGGTGGGGGAGGCGTTTCGGGCGGGGGCGTGGCGGGTGCTTGCGCTGGATACCGCGGCGCCGGGTGAGCGCCGGGGCGGTTCAACGTCGTCCGGCTCGACGTCCGACTCAGCGTCCGGCTCGACGTCCGACTCAGCGTCCGGCTCGACGTCCGGCTCGACGTCCGGCTCACGCAGTCCTGGGCTGGTGTGGGACCTCCCCTCCACGTATGTGCTCCGCCCTGAGGACCGGGTGGTGCTGGCCGCGACCCGGCGGGGGCTCGCGGAGCTGCTCGGGCGGCGGCCGCGGGAGCGGGCCGGGGCGTAG
- a CDS encoding winged helix-turn-helix transcriptional regulator — protein MRRTSFANWPCSIARTMDLLGDWWTPLVLREAFYDVRCFDAFQQSLGIARNTLAERLRRLVDEGLLEKKPYQSEPVRYEYLLTAKGRDFFGVLMAMNAWGDRWLAGEEGAPIVFRHERCGHEGHAEVVCSSCGEAMTAEDTRPRLGPGYPARLAERAEVRERFGCDSVGETSSAAS, from the coding sequence ATGAGGCGGACCTCCTTCGCGAACTGGCCCTGTTCCATTGCCCGCACCATGGATCTGCTCGGGGACTGGTGGACGCCGCTCGTCCTGCGGGAGGCGTTCTATGACGTAAGGTGCTTCGACGCGTTCCAGCAGTCGCTGGGGATCGCGCGGAACACCCTGGCGGAGCGTCTGCGGCGGCTGGTGGACGAGGGGCTGCTGGAGAAGAAGCCGTATCAGAGCGAGCCGGTGCGGTACGAGTACCTGCTCACCGCCAAGGGGCGGGACTTCTTCGGCGTGCTGATGGCCATGAACGCCTGGGGCGACCGCTGGCTCGCCGGGGAAGAGGGCGCGCCGATCGTCTTCCGGCACGAGCGGTGCGGGCACGAGGGGCATGCCGAGGTGGTGTGTTCCTCGTGCGGCGAGGCGATGACCGCGGAGGACACCCGGCCGCGGCTCGGGCCCGGCTATCCGGCGCGGCTGGCCGAACGGGCCGAGGTGCGGGAGCGGTTCGGGTGCGATTCGGTGGGCGAGACGTCCTCTGCGGCCTCATAG